In Planococcus shixiaomingii, the DNA window TAGAAGAAGTTGATGAAATAAAAGAAATTAAAAAAATTGATGAAATAAAAGAAGTTGAAGAAAGAAAAGAAGCTAAGGAAATTGAATAACGATTGAAAGAAAGAGGGGTCCTAAAAGCCGATTTTAATGGCTGTGTGGATCGCCTCTTTTTTTGTTGTGAGCAAAGTAGCAGGCATGCGACTTTAAGAGCAAAAACGGAATGGACAGCATTTTCTGATGGGATACGGGTAAAGCAAGAGAAAAGGAGAAAAGGAGTTTTTGGAATGGTAACCACAGAATTAATGGAAAAATTAGAGTCGAAAGAGCAGCGCATTATCGACATTCGCCGTCATCTTCATGAGCATCCGGAACTTTCATTCAAAGAAGAACAGACGGCTGCTTATATCGAAGACTTTTATAAAGAAGTGCCGGTGGACGGAGTTGAAACGAACGTAGGCGGCCATAGGGGAATTGCCGTGACGATCAAAGGTGCAAAGCCTGGTAAAACCATCGCCATCCGCGCGGATTTTGATGCTTTGCCGATCCAGGAAGAAACGGGGCTTCCGTTCGCTTCTAAAAATGAGGGAGTCATGCATGCCTGCGGCCACGATGGGCATACCGCCTATATGCTGGTGTTGGGCGAGACTTTGGCTGAGATGAAAGAACAATTGGCTGGAACCGTTAAAATCATTCATCAGCCAGCTGAGGAAATGCCGCCGGGCGGAGCCATTGGCATGATTGAAGCGGGAGTTCTCGACGATGTGGATTTAATCTTTGGGATTCACGTCATGTCGACAATGGAAACTGGCAAAGTTTATTACAGAAGCGGCAATACCCAGACCGGGAGAGCCCGTTTCAAGCTGCTTGTGCAAGGGAAAGGCGGCCATGGTTCCTCGCCGCATATGGCCAATGACGCTATTGTCGCAGCGAGTTCGTTTGTGATGAATTGCCAAACGATTGTCAGCCGCCGGATAAATCCTTTCGATACGGCTGTTGTCACCATCGGGTCATTTGATGGTAAAGGGCAATTCAATATCATTAAAGATTCGGTCGCCCTTGAAGGTGATGTGCGGACGATGTCGAAAGAATCCCGCGAACTGGTGGAAGAGCAGGTTCGCCATTTTGTGAAAGGCTTAGAAGCATCTTTTGGCGTTACCACAACGCTTGAATACATGAATGATTACCCCGTTCTCTACAACGATCCGGAAGCGACGGAACAAGTCCGGAAAGCACTGGTGCAAGCGGATATTCCGGAAGTGGCAGACGTGCTGGAAGTCGCACCGCAGCCGCCATCCGAGGATTTTGCCTATTACCTGCAAGAAAAGCCCGGCTGCTTTTTCTATGTAGGCGCAAAGCCGGAAGGAAAACAAGGCTACCCGCATCACCATCCGAAATTCGAGATCGACGAGAAAAGCCTGCTCATCAGCGCAAAAGCGATGGCGGCGGTCGTTGCTTCTTATTGCGGTACTGATGAATAAACGATAAACCGCTCCTCCAAGCTAAACTTGGAGGAGCGGTTTTTTATTTCCTTATTTAACGGTTTACTTCGTGCAAGAAAACGCCAGGACAACAGGAATTCGCTGTCTTCTTAAAAACTCTTCCTCATTGCTGAAATGTTCGCGCTTCGGCGTTCCTTCGCGCAAATCAACGACTGAGAAGCCGGAGTTAGTAAGGGCCTTAAAATAATGTTCAATGGTTCGGTGGTATTTTACAACAATTTGTTCAATCCACGGCTCTTTTCGTTCACCTTCAAGAAAATAGTCGTCAACAATCCAGTTACCGCGCTTATCTCCTGATTGTTTGCTTATAAAGGAAGAAGTCGTAAGGGGATGTTGGACACTGAACACAAACTTGCCATCATCCTTCAAGGTTTTGTGCACACTCTGGAACAGTGAATGAACATCTGAGACATAGTGGATGGCAAAACGGGAAGCAACCAGATCAAATGTTTTGGTTGGGTAACTGTAGGTTTCCATTGTCTCGTGGTGAACCGTGCCGTTTTCGCCGGCTAAGTTACGGCTAGCAGAGGCTACCATTTGCTCAGAACCTTCCACTCCTGTGTAAAAAGCTGCGCCTTGCTCAAGCAATTCTTTTCCAAAGGAGGCATCACCGCATCCTAAGTCCAAAAGACTTTTATTTTGAAAGTCACCGATGAGTTCATACATGATGGGATTTTCGATAGCGTTGTTCGGGCTATCCTTTCTGCTCCTCCTCTTCATGTAATTTGAAAGAAAATCTTCTTGGTCATAAACACTTGCGCCTCTAAACTCCATCTAAACCATTTCCCCTTCCGCACTCTTGTCGCTGCTCTGCTGTAATCTTCACGGGATGAAAGTCTCTGAATATTTTATCATACAAATTGTAAAATCCTAGAAATATTTTTAGGTGGATTGATATTTAATACGCATGTATTTGCGGTTGAAGGAGAGGAGGAATTTTTCCATTAATAGAGAATGATAATAGGAACTGACTTTATGAATGGAGGACACTCGATGAGCGAAGAACGAATGATCCGGTCTTTTGATGGCACTCAGCTGTTCACCCGCAAGGACGAAGCCGAGAAGCAAAAAGCGGTGGCAGTGATTGCACATGGTTTAGCCGAGCATTTAGGGCGCTATGATGCACTGGCCGACACCTTATTGAAGCATGGTTTTACAGTTTACCGGTATGAGCAGCGGGGGCATGCACGTTCTGAAGGGGAACGGACTTATTTCAAGGATTTCAACGAAATGCCGGATGATCTGAAAACGATTATGGACTTGGCGAAAAAAGAGAATCCTGGCCAATCGGTTTTTTTAATCGGCCACAGCATGGGTGGCTTTACAGCGGCGTCGTTTGGGACGAAATATCCGGGGCAAGCGGAGGCCATCGTTTTGTCCGGCGCGCTGACTCGCTACAACAAGGAAATATTTGGACCGCTTCCAATGGACTTGCCGGCAGATACCTATTTGGATAATGAGCTCGGCGAAGGGGTGTGCAGCGACCCGGCAGTCGTCAAAGCGTACGAGGAAGATCCGTTAGTGGAAAAGAAGATTTCAGTCGGCCTCATCAATGTGTTTGCTCCAGGGGTTGCCTGGCTGAAAGAGGAAGCTGAGAGCTTCGTCGATCCGGTGCTCGTGCTGCATGGCAACGAGGACGGGCTAGTCTCGGAAAAAGACTCCCGCGATTTTTTCGGAGACATCGGCTCGAAAGACAAAACTTTGAAAATCTACGCTTCGCTCATGCATGAAATTTTAAACGAGCCTTCCAAATACAAAATTTATGATGAAATAATCGAGTGGATGGATGAACGTCTATAGGATTATAAAAAGGCGCTGCCAATAACCACTAAGGTTATCGGCAACGCCTTTTGTGTGTCTATTTGCCATCCTCTACCACAACAGAACCTTCGTACATTCTGCCATGCAGCACGGCCAGTTTTTTTGCCATCGTTTCTGGAGATTCCTTATAGTTCTCCTTGATCCAATAGAGGAAAAATCCAAGGCTGCCGTAA includes these proteins:
- a CDS encoding M20 family metallopeptidase → MVTTELMEKLESKEQRIIDIRRHLHEHPELSFKEEQTAAYIEDFYKEVPVDGVETNVGGHRGIAVTIKGAKPGKTIAIRADFDALPIQEETGLPFASKNEGVMHACGHDGHTAYMLVLGETLAEMKEQLAGTVKIIHQPAEEMPPGGAIGMIEAGVLDDVDLIFGIHVMSTMETGKVYYRSGNTQTGRARFKLLVQGKGGHGSSPHMANDAIVAASSFVMNCQTIVSRRINPFDTAVVTIGSFDGKGQFNIIKDSVALEGDVRTMSKESRELVEEQVRHFVKGLEASFGVTTTLEYMNDYPVLYNDPEATEQVRKALVQADIPEVADVLEVAPQPPSEDFAYYLQEKPGCFFYVGAKPEGKQGYPHHHPKFEIDEKSLLISAKAMAAVVASYCGTDE
- a CDS encoding class I SAM-dependent methyltransferase, which produces MEFRGASVYDQEDFLSNYMKRRSRKDSPNNAIENPIMYELIGDFQNKSLLDLGCGDASFGKELLEQGAAFYTGVEGSEQMVASASRNLAGENGTVHHETMETYSYPTKTFDLVASRFAIHYVSDVHSLFQSVHKTLKDDGKFVFSVQHPLTTSSFISKQSGDKRGNWIVDDYFLEGERKEPWIEQIVVKYHRTIEHYFKALTNSGFSVVDLREGTPKREHFSNEEEFLRRQRIPVVLAFSCTK
- a CDS encoding alpha/beta hydrolase → MSEERMIRSFDGTQLFTRKDEAEKQKAVAVIAHGLAEHLGRYDALADTLLKHGFTVYRYEQRGHARSEGERTYFKDFNEMPDDLKTIMDLAKKENPGQSVFLIGHSMGGFTAASFGTKYPGQAEAIVLSGALTRYNKEIFGPLPMDLPADTYLDNELGEGVCSDPAVVKAYEEDPLVEKKISVGLINVFAPGVAWLKEEAESFVDPVLVLHGNEDGLVSEKDSRDFFGDIGSKDKTLKIYASLMHEILNEPSKYKIYDEIIEWMDERL